In Spodoptera frugiperda isolate SF20-4 chromosome 3, AGI-APGP_CSIRO_Sfru_2.0, whole genome shotgun sequence, the genomic window TATATTAGTAGGGAAATGACATTAGTTACGAAATTTTGTTAGttcacaaattataattttacgaTCAAACTAAGCGATAAAGAGGTTAATATAAGATTCTAacttctatatatttatttttagtttttttatttatttcttaatacaGCTAAAGCCACAACAACATCATTAATAGCGTTGACACTTGACATTTTGAAGCGCGGCTTAAGCACATAGACATTTAAAGCATTTTTCATCAATTATTTGGCGATAAAacgtcacaaaataaaataatatgtattatacaatatatacatatacttacaacgattttatgtaagtaatttataaaaatatgcacAAATATAAATACGTAAACAAACATTGGTATGTCGTGCTTTATCAgacaaaaattctaaataaattgccTCCACTTATATAGTGGATGATAGTTGGAAACTAAGTATCAGTTTCCATATTttcccaaaaataataaatagcactAACGTGTGCCAAAAACCAtggaaaattattgtttcagaCGGAACTTGGCCATCTGGAAACATCTGTATAATACTGATATATATCGATATATTAGACGTAGACACAAAACGAAGTAGGTATAGGACAGACGTGGCACAAGAGTAGCGTACAGAGAGTGTATAGAGGCAGCGGTGCGGTAGTAGGGCGTGTGTCTGTCTACCTGCAGTGAGTGCGAGAGTATTGTCCCCACCTAAAGGTCACGACGGACACGGCGGGCGCGTTCAGCTTCACGTTGGCCCGCCCGGGGGACGCGCGCGACACGCCCGCGCCGCCGTTCGCCTCGCCCGGGGACTTCGCCTCCGATGAACCTGTGGAAACGTTAAATTTCGGTTATTTTTGGTCCGATATCTATCACCAAAGAAGAGTTAACAAAACGATGAGAATTTACAACATTTCTCTcatgtagaaataaatattgaaaagtagTCCAGATTTAATGAaagatttttacaaaaaaatcttgaaTCAAGATCTTTTAGAATGGAAATAAAAGTGAAACCTATGCAAGAAGGGTTTGACGTCGCTAGACAAGCTAATTGAAACGCTACATTAGCGCGTTTAGCACATATTATTGGCAATTGTCTACCTATTACTCAGCCTATTAACAGTTAAGACAATTAGGACCTGGGACCTAACTAGAGCCAACTAGCTTTACGGTAGGGCGACAAATCAACAGTTTCAACTGATAGTAAAAAATCGGCGATACAATGGCGTTACCGGTAAATTGGGAGTAAGAGATTTGAAAATTCACAAATCCCTCAGATTCGGTGACGATTGGGCCTTCGATAACATTACTGACatgaaacacaacgctagcgttgtttcacatcggtttttaCAAGGCCTTTGTATCacgtatttttcaaaatatgcTTACCATGAGGCATGAACGTGTTGACGACTCGTATACTGTCCCTGCACTTGGCGAGCTGTCGGTCGACGTCGTCGTACGAGGCGCCGTCTATGACGAACACCTCCGCCATGTCGTCTGTGAGTAGCTGACACGAGTAGCCGATGTTTATCGCCGTTTCTGGAAATAACAAAAGTTTGATGAACAAAAATAGCACTTAACCGAATGAGTTTAAGGTTGCTTGACAAATATGAAAGTGATATTGGAAATTTGACTTTATGTAATCACGTAATTATTCGCAAATGTATAGAGTTATTTTACAAGTCtgcaagtaaaatatttaccttgttTATCGCCGGTTAAGACCCACACCTTGATGCCGGCCATACTGAGATTCGCTATTGTTTCTGGTACACCGTCTTGTAATTTGTCTTCTATTGCTGTTACGCCTGtaaacgaataaaaatattttcatttcttatCATTGCTTCTTTTATGGGATAGGCAGGTAAATAACCGTTTGGAGTGTTGATGGTAAACTCGCAGCACCAGAATATTGCATATTATGGGAGTTACAACTTCTTTTTTCCCCTTTGGAAAGGGGGATTGGTCCCCCCTAACACTAACTCAGTTTTCTCTGAGTTCGTGATCTCACATCGGTGAAGTTGACCCGGTGCTGAGACTTTATCACGTATTTAAACGTTACGTAAACAGTGAGCAAAGGTTTCTCGTCAAGAGAAACAtttattgaatatattttggCTGATGacaatacaacaaaaaatacaaatgaatgTATGgctatatttagttatttacccATGAGCAGTAGATCGGTCTCGATCTCCTCGTAGATGGCGTCGAGCTGCTCGTCCCGGTCgtgcagcgcgagcgcggcggcgtggtGCCTCCGCTTCCACTCGGCGAACCCGCGCTCCTCCAGCGGACGCCACGCCAGCGCCAGCGTGCGCAGACCTTCGCCCGCGAATTTCTGACACAAGAGATAATTTCTTAGTCATTTCCAATCAAATTCCAAAACAATGAAGATTAAAATAATGCCATAAATTGGACGTAATTgcttttcattattattatgttattcacGGAATAAAAATTGACAATCCCAGTTTAAATTATTGCAAGGACAGTTTTACTTTTATCACTGATGTCATAAAGTGTTCTAGTAACTACCATGAATAGAAAAGATACTTACATTTAAATGTTCCTGTGTCTTTGACTTTACATCTGTTTGATTTCCATTTTTTAATCTGTCATATATTACATTATCAGCACCTTTTGTATATAACCTAATTTCACCATCCTTCCTCAATATCACGGACATTCTTTTcctaacattattaaaatctaatataCATAACAATTCATACACctggaacaaaaaaaaaacaatgttaaaaaGCCAATTTCGATTTATCCTTTTGTATCAAGAATAGTTTTAgataaagtgaaaataaaaatgaaacacgTACCTCTGTTTTACCCATTACTTCTATTGTAATACTATTAGGCGAGCGTTCTCTGAACACGAAACCAAAATTTCTTGCTGCTGAAACCAGGGCAGACTCGTCGGGAGACTGCGCCTggaattacaaaattataatattacaacatattatgatgttttctttcataggATCTTATAAAAACAGAACCACGCCGCATCTATATAGTCTTATGTTGAGATAATTATGTATACTCTAATACTACTGAACATTTTTTAGGCAGTTTCCAACAGAAGATGTCAATTCTAAGGATTTTAAGGGATAAGACACATATCACCTAGTAGTAAGTGTTCAATGCTAGACAAGTTGATAAGATATTCTTAGGCAGTTTCCAACAGAAGATCCTGCTCCTTAGGTTTTAAGGGATAATACACAGATCACCTAGTAGTAATTATTCATACTAGAGTTCCAAGTTCATTGCTAAATTTTATTGCGAGAAATATACTCATTTTTCTGTGAATGCTATTGAATATTCTTACCTGGTACTCCAGCCTGCCGTTCTTCTGGTCGGGCATGACCGTATGACACAGCGCGAGCAGTCGAAAGAAGTCGTGGACATTCTTGTCGCCCCTCTTCACTGCATCCAGGAGTGTGCTGTCGAAGAACTTGAACTCCGGCTCGTATTCAGGGTTAAACGAGAAGTCCAAAGGCTCCGAGCTCTGTTATACGCAAAATACTCAATTATTGTCAAGAAGGTTGGGCTTACGGCAACAAATCTACGGTTTTCTTTCttgtttttgaaaatgaaatggGAAAAGCAACTGCAGATGGTTTTGTCTATTGTTTCGGTAGAATATAGCTTGATCTCTTTAAGATAGGGAAAACGAGAAATTACAAGTTTTGCCGATGCGTAAGACAAGTATTAATTCCGAGAcaaactgccgcactcaaagacatttaatgattacttaaactattccttagtaacgattttgtatcgaaaacaacaTTGCTAAGGTCTGGgtcaagtaaccattaaatgtctctcagtAGGACGGTATGATAAAgttgtataattaaaacttttaaaagacCTCCCTCATTATTTTACACCCAGAAATATGATCCTGAGAGTTGGTTAACAACTCTGTAAATGAGGGatgttttataaaagttttcaaaagcgatctttttgtttatttacaatttgAAAGTCAGTAGTTTATAGCCTCCAAATAATATCGTCAGAGATCAAACTACATTTAACAAGAACTATAAAAGATGTTCAGCAAAATACAAAGGGAATTCTAGACTAGTTTCTAAAAAggctaaataaaaaactataatatgAATGAACAACTGAATGGAATCTAGAGTTGTTAAAACATTGTACTAATATATTTTAGAAGTTAGGTATCACAGAGGGTGTTGCCAGTAATTCTGTGTTGCCTTCcccattattttatattttttttatactttttatataatttttttttcgtagatTTGTCAATGGTTCTACAGATGCAGTTAATAGTGTTAAAgcttataaacaaaaaacacacGATGCGAAGCGAACATGCATACAAGAGTACCAGTTAATTACATATGGACAaggacatacatacatacaatttataCATTATTAGTAGTTTGTGTGTAGGGAAACATTACATAAAGAACCcaatagaaattattattatttattcgaaccaagaaagaaagaaattagtTGTCTCCgtatcataaatatttgtttagtttatacCGTCtagaagaaaaagtatttttattttttatatggccatattatgttaaaaagagtattttattgtaatactaATATTCAGAAAGAGTTTGTTAATTTTGTCAATACGTTAATAAGTTAGAGATGGctagaagtaataaaaaaaaatagaagaagACAGAATGTCTATAGTTCGTAGGTAGTGCCGGAGCGAGTCTCAAATGGTGACTTGCTACTTCACTTGTGTGGGTTAGCTAGAGAACATTCCAGAAGTACAGAGGATTATTCAGAAAGGGGGGAGGGATAGGAACTTAAACACAGGCGCCAGGACCGCTGCCCGCTCCAAATACGAGCACCGAAAGCTATTGAACATCGAGTAGATATGCTTTAAATCATATCCAAGCAAACTAAATGATTAGCAGACATTTAACTTAAGTTTAATTAAGCAAATAGCAATTCGGATTTCTTTTGAGTAAAATGTTTCGCACGCCGCCACTATGCAAGGGTGCGTTTGGCCGTACGCTGTAAAATATGCATTTGCATTGTATCGCTAACACATAATGAACCTTACATCTATGATGGTAGGGTCTACAGTCTACACGAAGCGTATGACTGAACAATGATGTCGCGACGGCGATTAGACGTATTCGTCTGTTGACATGGAAAACGGTCAAAAGGAGCATGGTGCTTCGAACATGCTATGGGAACGATTTGCGCTTAAGCGAACCATATAACGCTAGATACTATTAAACACAGCGTACGGCCTAATTGAATAAGAAGAAGTTAATGATTATTTCGTTTTAGGAGATGCCGAGGGCATTGCAGCAAAGACAAGCACACCAGTAGGGCGTGCAAAACACGTATGTTGAGCGGGACAGATATTGGTAGGAGCTGTCGTATGTGGCAGCGGGGCAGCGGCATGGAGTGAGTGACGCGGGCAGAGTTACGAGTAGTGCTGCGTACGCGCGGGCGGCGGCCGCCGGGCGTGCTGCGGCCGGCGTCCTGCTCCAGCTCCAGCAggcgcgcgcgcgccgcgccccgcgccccgcccccGCCGGCCCCGCCCCCGCTGGCCCCGCcccctgcgcccgcgccgcggtGTCGCTGCGTCACCACACACACATCACACTCCACCCTACATCGCCTACCTAACCTACTCGATCTCGTATCTCGTATACGACTAAACGTGCAGCTATTGAAACTATTCCTTCAATACTTTCGAGATCTAGCCGCGAACAATTTCCACTTCATGTAGGTAAATGATCATCGCAATTTATGTTTCTATATTATTGATCCTCTAGGAGTAGCGGTCTAACGATGACAAATGTTCCCCATTATGTGTTTATGTCTGCAGGGCACAAACTGCACCACTGATGTGTGTGACCATGCAAATAAAACTCAAACAAAATCTAAGGATCTAGTGATGCGCTTGGTGGATGTTCGATTGAAATATTCATTCATGTAgtgaatatattatgtataacacaAACATGATACTGAGGTGTGGTACTATAATATCCACAAACTAActgtaaaacaaacacaaacagtatgacatgacaataaaattcaaacagTTCACATAACCCCAAAAGCGTGAGCAAACGTGGACAATTTCATCATTTACAGTACAAAACGTAAGTCCAAAGTACCAACTATTttgaaaatcaaagtcaaacATGCAAAACAAAAGATGTATAACTGGTCGTGCGTCGTCTTGTTGAATTCAAGTGCTTAGTGATACTTTATACAGACTGCATAAACCTACATGCATGTGTCTATCGACTATATGGTCTAGTCTAGAGCATGTGCtgttcaataaataactttgaaagtGGGTACTTGGTCCGTGGCGTGGTTTGGAATTGAACGTACATGACGTACCTCGGCGAGGTCTATAGTTTCACCGGTGGTTTCGTCCACGACGTCTCCGTAGCAAACGCCCGCTATCGAACACTTATTGAACGTCATTATGTTCTGCGTGAGAGTGCCCGTTTTATCTGAGAATATGTACTGGATCTGGCCTggaaacaacaaaaacattattcacACATTTGTACGCACGCATACAAGAAGTAGCGCAATAATTGCGGAAACATTTGCGCAAGTGTTAGCGCAATAATTGTGGAAATATTTGCGCAAGTGTTGGGATTAATttaattggttgatttattgttAAACTTACCAAGTTCCTCATTTAAAGTGGTAGTTCGCGCCTTTGCCGCGGTACCAGTCTTTTCGTAATACATTTTCTCGTCCCAGTTTATGAGGAAACTCTGGGCAAACCTTATTACCTATAAATAACaggaaaacaaattatttaacgtGACTGATTTAAGTGTTGAGTGTATAGAGATATATAATATGGTCATTTTCGTAAAGTTAGAAATGATTTGTGGTCAAGCACTATAGAATTACGTAagaaattactaaattaaaggATATTATTTtcgaacaaataatattatacttattattgtCTATATTTTTGGAACATTTATGTTATAGCCTTTTAAAGTAATGATAACTTTAAAAGCCTATCTTAAAGTATAACTAAATAGGTAGTTGTGAAAAGGTCCAATAAGGGTACATGATTCCTAAACACTTTGTATACAGGTGGAAAAGCAGTTGATTAATAAGACTAACggccgaatactcaaacgctactcaattttaagttgtacttaaatatcgtgctatctctgtcattttataaagaattgatagtgacagaactacatttgaaaGCATCTtcaaattgagtagcgtttatACGGACATAATACTGTCAGATACTGACCTCTACAGAGACATAGAGCGATATAGGCACGACAGTGTTCATGACGATGGCGTATGATAGGCTTTTAAGGTAATGATAACTTTAAAAGCCTATCTTAAAGTAGGTAGTTGTGAAAAGGTCCAATAAGGGTACATGATTCCTAAACACTTTGTATACAGGTGGAAAAGCTGTTGATTCAACTGTCAGATACTGACCTCTACAGAGACATAGAGCGATATAGGCACGACAGTGTTCATGACGATGGCGTATGAGAAGAAGACGAGCAGGGCGATGACGAGCGCGCCCCAGGTGGGCTCGGCCGGCACCAGCGTGTCCCACGGCAGGTACACCTGGAAGTAGCGCCCCACCAGCCACTCCCACACGCCGCACGCCACCGTGCAGAACACGCACATCGACAGCAAGAAGAATACTATCTGCGGACGGTAAACATTCACTTATGTACTCATCTTTTTTTGCATTACAACTATTAGGCAGCAAAATACAACTACtaggtaatatttatatgatttaGTCACAGTTAAGTTGGATGCGCAACGCCCGTGTACAAAATTTATAACTAAGGGCTCCGATTAGGTTCGAAACTAGACAAGCGTTACCGTAAAACAGAAATGAGTGAGCCGCATGTAGATGATATAACATAAACACTATCTGCCAGCTAAAATgcgcttaaaaaaatattgcgcaAATTCTATGCTGCGCTAAAATATAGACAGATTATTGCAACACTTTAGCTTAACTTGCAACCTTAAACACAAAACATATAAAGTTTACTTTCACTCACCcctataataagaaaattaagtagCCTATCTATGCTGGTGCGCTTGAATTTGGTCTTGCCGGAGTTCTGCATGAGTTTGGTGTCCTTCCCGGCGAATACGACAACGCCATAACACCACTGCGTGTTGCGTAGTACGCAGCCACGCAGCAGGATCTTGTCGTTGTCGAGTGAGAAGTGCTGGTTGCGCCAGCTCAGCGTACCTGCAATTAAAAAGGAACTTTATTGCTGAGAACTTATAAAGATTATAGTCGCTTTTAGGTTACCGTGTCCAGCATTTTAAATGCTTGGCAACTTATAAGCAAAACGATTTTATGATGAGAATTTACAGTACACCGAGCTCCAAAACTTGATGTATAgtcttcaatagattttgaaatataattacaaagaCATAAAGTCGAATTTCTATCACACATGTACATGTGTAGATACATATTGGTTGGAGTAAATACACAGTTCGATGCGACGGCAACACTAAGCATTCTGAGAAAGTTTCTCAGTTCATAAGACTACAGTAATCAAATACCTATGGTATTGAACGAGTGAAGTCGTATGGTCGgcagttatgacgtcataatcgAAGTGATAGCGAGGGGGTGAGGTGATCGACGGGGCAGGCGATCGACTGCTATGTTTATTCAACCGAGATCCTATGTTAGTGCTTGTTTTCCATTACTATATTATAGACTTGTTGGTACAGTTATCGCAAATTCAACTGTATAACAAGGGGTCTTAGGTTTCAAATACATTTTCTCAGTTGAGAATGCTAAATATCGGTTTTTGAAGTCGTTTAAAAAGGCACATCGTAGACAAATGATTGTGTCCGCATGACCTAGAAAACCAAATATTTCTATCAATTGCTCAAATTAGCCAAAACGACCGTATTAAGTGGTTCCTACCaaatatgttattgttattttaattaaggaaatatttataTCGCGCATGAGGCAAAATGTTCTCTAtgtcaattaattttaagtctacaaaataatattcataggTTTGTTTATCTAATAGTTTCCTTGTTGGTCTAGTGGTATTTATAAAACTCGATACCCAATCTAAATAACTCGAAAAGCATCACCGTTTTCCTCTCCTATTTTATACCCGACTTTTATCACGTCACTCGTCGACTGGACGGCAGGACATCTAAGCACAGCGGTTTAAAGACTAAAATCAACTGCGAAGTATATTAATTAGATCATTAAATAGGTCCTTCATTGTGTTCTCTAGGGGTTACAAAGGGCAGATCTCtatctttaataaaatacgGATGTTTAACAGATTGTGGCCAAGGGCAACCAAATCCCAAACGAATTGGGAAACGACTCGCAGAATTATTGCCAAAGTTTGCACTATACACGGAACACTACGTATAGTAAAccaattacaataattgtttttctttggaCAAAAACCTAGCTGTAgataattaaagaaatactaCCAAGTAACAATTACTTGCGTAGATAATTGGCTGGCATAAAATTGAACAAGGCAATACTAAAAAGAACGGATAGATAAGTCTTCAGATAGCAAATACAGTGTTATGGTAAATAGTACAACACTCGTGTCATGTCTTGTATACAACATACAAATTATACAGGggatattttgaataaatagtATGGTCGGAACTATTTTTCTAGCAACTGTACTTTGAGGGCCGAAAGGAAACTCAAATTTcgctgataataataatttaaactcgGCCCTTAGGGAACGAGAATACACCATAATCAAGGGCCAAGTGGCCGAGAGTCGACTAAACGGAAAGATATAGTTATAGGACTTCAACACATTAAATTAACAAGCAGTCACGTAAACACTTAATCATAGTAAAACCCCAAtactaaacttataattattagtaatCTAAACTAATAATTAGTAGTAATTAAGATAAATAGAAGAAATTACCGCAGTACAGATAATACAAGTGAACTGTGTCACTGACAGAGAATAACCCAAGTCCGTATGATTCACACGTTCAAGTACAAATACTCGATTTAGATTCCATCCATCAATATGATAAAGTACCTTATTGCCCGTATTGCACCCAGCGAGCGTATTATATGGCCTGCTCGGGAAAAAAGATGTATCAGTTTGAAAATTGATCGTGGTAAAGGGATTTATATTTTGCTACAATGTATCAATATTACCAGGTAAATATAATAACCTATCTACTTCTGGCTTTCGTTATGGAAATGTGCCTAATTTACAATCATCTATGTGTAATGGATGGATGGAGGCTACACGACGAGGATAAAAAGAcctgattttaattttattattataactttcgtgagacatactacattagatattatgttatcggcttactcacgtacttaactgtttgacggggaactcgactaatttcaagccatgctagagagtcatattcataagcagcatttcgcggtacacgacgcggtgattgtcgtgCTATTACTAATCTGCCAgttctgctcatgaatatgagcccctaggaTGGCAtgcaactagtcgagttaaaTAGCGAGTGTTGACATaaacctctgcctactctttcaAGGGTTATTGTACCACTTACTTAtatcattacatattttaattgaatcaaATCATACTTTTTTGTTGATATAATCAAGCCGGTCTTATCTTACATCTAAACGAGGAAATGAACGACAAATGCTCAAAATATTTAGTGTcaaaaacatgtaaaataaaatccaatagTTATGGAATGAATCACGTTTAGTTATTGTTTACAATTTGAGACGTGACTAAAATAATGGTAGTGGCACGGTTTCACGGTGGCTATATTATATTGACTGCAGTAGCATGTGCATGTTATGGGTTCAATAAAAGCAAAGAAGTCTTTACCTATATTgtaaaattcttaataaattaCGTACAacattaaagaagggccaaattaaaagtacccttaaccgacgagcatacatgaaaagactgataactgttgatgaagcgaaagaggtaagaTTACTCTGCGTACCCCCATTGGAAACCataggcatgaggttatgtatgtaaattatgtaaacatacaaacaaaaaaacatgcTGACTTGGACCAAAAAACATTCATATAAGGTTTTCATTTCCCCTTGCTACGCAGTCGAGTTTGAAACCACTACCAAAGTGGCAGCAAAACTGTTTACTACACAAAAACACATACCAACATTAATTCCCCACAAaaccatagtaacttttattaagTTTGTGTAATCCAAATGGAAGGTTAATCGCGGATTTGAGAATCATAAGAATTTGCTTGTTAAGTACTTTGTAATAAGACGGTTAGGTGTCTGCTATTGGCAAGCGATTTCAAAGTTACTTAACCAAGCGGCAACTGTGTGCGGCTTCCACTGAACATTTCGCAAATATAGTGAAACGACTGATCAAGCAAAAACAACAAGTAATTAGGAATTAACTTTGTATAAGAAACTCTTTCTTTACTATGTTGCATGTCTtgttgatgacgtcatcaactgtagttttttaagtaaattattattgtaatgctTATTCTTATACATaatgttgtattgtatttatgtcACCAGAGCGTCACGCACAGCGGACATTGAGAAAATTAATCTGgtggttttaaataattatataatttacgtACGCGTACGTAACATGATAAAAAAACTGTAGTTACATTGTACAATAAAGaatatatgtgtatgtgaacttgtatatttgtaaatgaacccacgacacaggagaaaacccgtAGCACGggacaacgttttaaaaaaaaaaaaaaatgattgtaGTACATACCTTCAAACTTATTAAGTAGATTGTTGGGCGTTTCGCAGACGATCTCACCGTCGAAAGCACCCAGTTGTGCGTCGTCCTGCCCCATTGCAGCCGTCTCTAAAAGGCACTGACGACATTTCAAATTCGTCTCCCTGCAACCaagcaaacaaaacaatgtcgTGAATGTTTTCTTTACTAGCCGATTCtttatacctactttttttattaaataagttttacaCACAATTTGTGCCATTACTAGTTAGTAGCTTTAAATTGAAGCTATGGTTTCTAAATGGCAATTAAACTACTTTTTGTCATATATTCCACCAAATCTCTATAAGTAAAAATCTGTTCTGAGATgggttggaccgatttggcaaattttggtcatgaattattttcggaaatcacagggaaggtttaaaaaataaataaaaaaatataaaataaactgacCCATCCAACTCGGCAGTCTCTATGTAACAGAGACCGTTGGGCTCCGAGCTGCTGAGGAGCAAAATGTCCGCCGCGACGAACTGGTCGTTCTCCAGCCTGATGACGTCTCCCACCTGAACAGACGCCCACTTCTCCTCCACAAGCTTGCCATTGCGCAGAGTCTTCGCCCGCCTGTGGTTTACTTGTGAATCGTTCTGATGACGTTGCTGGAAAAGAATATTACTACATTAAAGACTAGAACTATAATATATTAGTATGTAGTTAGTATTTTACTTGGCATGACTAATATAGCCGAACCTATTAGGTGTATCGTAGCGTTCATGCGTAACGGTTGCTATTATCGCGTAAAGAACCTGAAACTGACGTAATCTTCTAATAACATCGTGGTCTCTAGACATAAAGAAACATCACCCATCTACAGCCCTGCCTCAGAGTTTAAGATGACTTAACTTTAACATGTCTCATATGTGATGCTACGAAACGACGAGTAACGACGTCTCTAACAAAAATTTAGTATGTTAATGAAATCAGTAGGTGCACTGAAGAAGGCCATACATAGTCCTTCAAAAAGGCCAGATGTGTAGTCAGATATTGCGTATTTATTACCAGATGTTCGACCGTAGATCTAATAGAAATATGTTAGGAATGCTGTACTTTTCCTACGTAATGTATAAGGAAAATCGCGAGTGTTGAATACAGTAAAGTTTCTTCAACCCGCCAACCGTAAATAGGAATAAATTATATACTACAAATATAGCAGGCATTAAAGTACTGATCAGTTTAActgataatatttatgtagtGCCTCAAAAGTCACTCTTATGGCCATTGATTCAAAGTTCTATTTCGTGCCTGCAATTTCACTTGCGTGTTTCTTTCCTAAATTGTAAGGTGGTGTTATATTTTACACACATAGCACCTTCATAGTACCTCTAAGGTACGTAAGCATTCTAAATCaagaaaagaaatatattattatgtttttgttttgaaaatccAATTCTTTCCGAGAGATTACCGTTTTCATAATCCCATCAACTTAATAGAAAACATCAGTACAGACAGACAGGTATATCCAATCAGGGCTACAGTCGATAGATGTTATTCCACAAGGGGATTCTGTATGCATAATCCGATTCAAAATCGGAACACTCTTGTCTGTGATACGATAAAATGGCGCTTCGCTTAATACCTCTTTGGTTTAGTTTAGACTTAGTTAT contains:
- the LOC118273933 gene encoding probable phospholipid-transporting ATPase IM isoform X4; its protein translation is MCARSEAVELEVLGAEGGEPRVPPRPLRLSLLELLGKLVRRDQPAPSHRRARHNHRFRTFVSCENERRIKANNREYNAQFRYASNFIKTSKYSIITFLPLNLLEQFQRLANFYFLCLLVLQLIPAISSLTPITTAIPLIGVLALTAVKDAYDDFQRHQNDSQVNHRRAKTLRNGKLVEEKWASVQVGDVIRLENDQFVAADILLLSSSEPNGLCYIETAELDGETNLKCRQCLLETAAMGQDDAQLGAFDGEIVCETPNNLLNKFEGTLSWRNQHFSLDNDKILLRGCVLRNTQWCYGVVVFAGKDTKLMQNSGKTKFKRTSIDRLLNFLIIGIVFFLLSMCVFCTVACGVWEWLVGRYFQVYLPWDTLVPAEPTWGALVIALLVFFSYAIVMNTVVPISLYVSVEVIRFAQSFLINWDEKMYYEKTGTAAKARTTTLNEELGQIQYIFSDKTGTLTQNIMTFNKCSIAGVCYGDVVDETTGETIDLAEVRHRHRGAGAGGGASGGGAGGGGARGAARARLLELEQDAGRSTPGGRRPRSSEPLDFSFNPEYEPEFKFFDSTLLDAVKRGDKNVHDFFRLLALCHTVMPDQKNGRLEYQAQSPDESALVSAARNFGFVFRERSPNSITIEVMGKTEVYELLCILDFNNVRKRMSVILRKDGEIRLYTKGADNVIYDRLKNGNQTDVKSKTQEHLNKFAGEGLRTLALAWRPLEERGFAEWKRRHHAAALALHDRDEQLDAIYEEIETDLLLMGVTAIEDKLQDGVPETIANLSMAGIKVWVLTGDKQETAINIGYSCQLLTDDMAEVFVIDGASYDDVDRQLAKCRDSIRVVNTFMPHGSSEAKSPGEANGGAGVSRASPGRANVKLNAPAVSVVTFSNEYVSGGAPYSADSHEHNDDTNGFAIVINGHSLVHCLHPKLEEKFLDVVLQCRSVICCRVTPLQKAMVVELIKKSRKAVTLAIGDGANDVSMIKAAHIGVGISGQEGMQAVLASDYSIAQFRFLQRLLLVHGRWSYYRMCKFLRYFFYKNFAFTVCHFWFAFFCGFSAQTVFDEMFISVYNLFYTSLPVLALGVFEQDVSDTTSLQFPKLYAPGHTSQLFNKTEFIKSTLHGCFTSLVLFLIPYGTYKDGLAPNGLILSDHMLLGTVVATILIIDNTTQIALDTTYWTVFNHITIWGSLVSYFVLDYFYNYAIGGPYVGSLTVALTQATFWFTAVLTMIILMVPVVSWRLACSWTRPTLAERLRARQRWRAAAPAPRTPSARRARRSVRSGYAFAHQEGFGRLITSGKIMRRIPHADAALSALASLPGKFHARPEPPASPGPAAPSPAAPGPSPPGPARAPTQNLATVDL